aacaaaaattattttaaaataaaattttgtaaaacgACATTTGGAAATAGAATGATCAAGTTGTAGAGTATTCATATTCATGTCATATTAGTAATCACACTTAAAATATAGATCTTGTACAATAACAAATTCTTTCAAATTTATCTAAATTTCtttgttaattatttatttcttcacTCGTATATTTATTAATCCAAATGTAATATGCAAAAGaaacataaaaacataaaacaatccaaactctttaataattttacattaattatttaaataatgatgGACTCTAAATCATGTAAACATTATGTTAAAGAGTTCAATCAAATGATTATTATACTGTGTAAGGAAAGAGATTAAAAAACTATCTACTACAAAGTGTTTAATAATGTTAAAACTAATTAGTGCATCCTTGTTACTGTCTTAATAGTTTCTTTCTTTAATGATTCAATGTTATTCTCGTAGTTTAGATTCTATATACATATATGAAGCTTTTTAGAGATAATACTCggtattatattattttgtgtatgaagtattttcaaattaataaaaatatttttttaatctcattcttatattttattgttatagtCCGgagattttatattaattagagattagaacattttataatatataagtagatGCAAACATTATTTAAGAATGGTCTGATAGCAATCGGTGACACAATAGACTTAACAAACTCTCGTTAAAATAAACTCAAAATGACTCTGAATCATCTGTAAACTTTTAacttaactcaacctcataaatcAAAAACTTATAGTAAAGTTTGTCCTCAATCTCCAACCAACCGTTTCAAACCCGACACATGCAAAGTAAGTAATGTATACTCCTAGGAAATTGATTCTGGAACTATATTTGTTGATGGTGGTCCCTTGTGGGGCTACCTACAATCATCCAATTATCCTCACGGTAGGAAGAATGCTTTTGTTGCAGGAGAAGATGACCTGGGTAAAAATGCTCATTTTCTCAACAAGGTGAAGCCATTTTCTTCTGATCTAGTCTCAAATTATTTGTGTCCTTGAGTTTGTGGGGTTTTTGaggatttttttataacaaaatctCCTAAGTTTTGAGTGCAACGTAGTTCTTGAAATCTCCTAATCCAAAACTTCAGTTTTGGAATTTGTTAAACCGTGCTATGTTTATCAGAGAATTAACACCAAGTCTTTATGCAGCAATTTCAGTAGCATTTGTTGTTCCAACAGAggtctttttttttcttgttttagaaaaaacagaaaatttTATGTTCTTAGTGTTGAAACTCAAGTCCTTCACTCAACTGCTAGCCCAATCCAAATCCAGAATGACCAAAAGTAGAGACATTTGATTATGTTTAGTGCATGAATTTAATTTACAAATCGTCAATAACAAAGTTTGTTGTGGTCCACAAGGATAGCTAGCTATTTTGGTGATGCAAGTGATGATGTAATTGGAAAATGACACTGCTTTATTGGTTTGttgaatcaaaataatttctcGTGTATATATTTTAACTGGTGCACTTagtcaaattcaaattcatataAATTTACCCAAAAGAATTATAGTGAATAGTATGAAAATTCCATTTCAGTTAAGCATTGGTACAATTTGGGTAATTCATAATGGCAAATACCATACCAAACCAAGCAAATGATGAGCCATAACATGAAAATCTGCAATATTCCTTACCCATCATTAGTTGGTGTGATTATGATGGCTCAAGAACCGTGGAATTAGGGAACATACGTGTAGTTTAAGGCACACTTAGTAGCTAAGTGAATTGAAATTGTAGATATTTAAATATGACATTTGCAGTTGCAGGAGcattattaaacattattaaacttattatttgaagggtatattttttttaataagcaaTGACTTGTCTTTATCTATTTGATGAACGTGGATTCAGGGTTTGACCTTTGAAACTACTCCTTCTATATGATTGTTAGGAGAGTGCCTTTAAGTTATTAACGACTTCAAAGTCCAGTTATATTACAATCTTATGTATTAAgttactttataaattaattagaagttttaaacttgttaaatatttttcaagagTATTATCCTTGTAACAGTTTTACTTTATTGTAATaggttatataaatgaatgaGACATATTGTGTAAAAATAAAGTAGAAATGGTCTAAAAAAGTTTATTATACCATAGTCCACACGTTTGAATAGTCAATCTTCTTAAtaaaaaacctttttttctGTGGTACTAGATAGATAAAATTggaatatttgttttttttaataagataatGGAATTGGGAGGTGGAAATTCAAACTCTAgaatcaatttaatattttatttggagTAATATTTTTGTGCGTGTTCATTGTTCAACGTGTCCAATTGCACGTTCTATGGCGTCTGGAAATTTCTGCAGGGCCTTTAATATTAATTCCACATTCAATTTTAAGTGTCAAACATGTCAATAGAAGCAGCAAAGATGATGGTAAGATTGAGTAATACTCATTGGAAATGAGTTAAATGTTTAAAGATAATTATAAAAGTTTACAATTGGTGAAAATAAAATTCGTGAAGATGACGTAACTGTTAGAGAAGAAAATGTTACAGAACTTGTAAAAGAATTGTGTTTCATAATATCAAGAATAAGAGATTAAATTGTTTAATGGGatagatattaaaaataatttttatattacacACTGTTTAGGTTATATGACGTAGATTCTAAATTgcatttgtattttttattttagtaaataCAGATGATAGGAATTATTCaggtatattatatataaagcattagtaattattatattaaagaaCAAGTGTAGTAAACCAATACAAGGGGTCCATAGCTCAGTGGTAGAGCATTTGACTGCAGATCAAGAGGTCACCGGTTCGAACCCGGTTGGGctctttttttttacatttctgaaaataaaacctccatttaaaaaattcaacttagaagtttttcaaagaaaatgtAAGTTTATTATTTAAGCAAATATAGATATTGCGTTTAGTAGTATTATTATAgcattcattttttaattaattaacacattttttatttataaatatatatcttaGAGAATTCATTGCGAAATAactttttaagtattttttttaaaaaaaagcttACATCCTTATAAGAAAATTAGgttatacaaattaaattatctcaattcttaaataatatataaagtacACAAACAAATCTTCATTAATctctttgaaaatttatttgatGTTTTAAGATAACTACAATATTTTCTTAGACAaagcaatatatatatatatatatatatataaattaatattagaaaatatataatgtgaaggttttgttttgttcttcTACTACTGTGATGTTTCTCttctaaataattataattgtttttttctttccacAGTATTGTGAGATGGAGACGaattcttttagttttcatgTTTTTTGGAATATTTCAATGAAGGTTGTTTTTCACAAGCAAAACTATCTTATGCAACTCAAATACAAAAGAATTTTTTTGCACAAGCCATAAATAATGCATGTCATATTCTCTTTCAAAGTTGTCTTCTCCTTGCATAATGGGAAATTTCATATCTTATCAGATAATAAAAATGTGTATCTAGTAAGTCTTGAAGAGTGTAAAAATTCACCTTCATAGAAGAATAATACTATTCAAATGTGACAAACCTCTTATTCATATGGACGTGTGCAAAAGTTTGATCTTGTCTAAACATCTCTAAGATCTTGGAAAGTTATTCCTCTTAGAAAATGgttttatgaatttattttttcttcctttgaAGATATGAGAATAGTCATGGAAGTAGGGTCTTGGAATCTTAATTCATGTATCATAGAATTTTTGCTTGGACTAAAGAGTTtgtgtcatcttccatgaaattCACCAAAGTTCAATGTTGGATTAGGATTCATGGTCTTCCTATGAAATATTGGAaaccaaaatcaattttttttatagtgaaagAGATTGATATTTGTCTTTCTCTTAGTGAATACACCATGAATAAATCTATAGGATTTTTACTAGAGTGTTGGTTGATATTGATATCTTATTTGCTTTGCCTAATCAAATATTGGTGGAAAGACCCAATTTTACTTTTGttacatatattaaatttgagaTATTGTCTCTATTTTACTCTTCATGCAAAATAATAAGATATGCATATTTCTAAATGCAGACGACATCTTAATAACTTTAATAAGAAGACTAAACTGCCTACTATTTTGTCCAAACctaagttttattaaaaataattaaaatgaactTACTGCCTACTATTTTGTCCAAACCtaagttttattaaatttttaaaaatgaacttacgtataacttaatttataaagttttacttatacaaattttgataatttttgtttcttaatttatatataagtttattttaagttatagaaaatattattttatttcatttacaaatttatgtataagaaatttagaaaaacaaaaagaatataaggaataaatatataaataaataaaatatgaataaacaACCATAATTGTGAGGAGAGGTTATACGAGTCAATGTGACTCCACTGTCCTTCCCAAATCCCTAGTTAGCAAAATCAAACCCTTTTAGCCTTCTTCTTACACGAGTTACACccaaaaaaagaaattaaaaaaaaaaacagaaattgGCAAACGTTAATTTGGAATTTGAATTGCTAATTgaagaataaaattaagaatttgAAGTCTAAcagtataaaataataaaattcgtaaattaattaattaattaactaataagagaagaagagagaaagaagTTACTTGTGTCGTGTGTAGCTAACGTTTGGAGTTAGGAGAAACAAAAACATAAAGACATGCGTGGCAGAACAACAAGAAGTGTCTAATGAACAACACCAACATAAACGCCCGTTCCAATTCCCGACTCGGATTCTATCAGACTCAGCGTAGACTCGGTTGACTCGGTCTCACacagcacacacacacaccaTCCTCAGAAAAACCATTGGGAATTTATCCACTGACTCGGTGGCAGACTCGGCGCGGCGGAGATGGCGTTGTTGGAGGAGAAGCGAGTGGAGGATGAGTTATCGTACCCGATTATGGTGGCGGAGCGAGTTCGCTCGGCGGTGGACGAGGCCGACTCGTTCAAACTTGAGTGCTCGGAGGTGTGGAAGCAGGTCGATCGCCTCCTCCAAATGCTCCGAACCCTCGTCCGCTTCGCCACGGCCACCACCACCTCCGCCGCGTCGCCGCCGCTCTACGAGCGTCCCATCCGCCGCGTTGCTGCCGAGACGGCGAAGAATCTCGACCGCGCTCTCGCCCTCGTGCGCAAGTGCAAGCGTCGGAGCATCCTGCACCGTGTCGTCTCCATCGTCAGCGCCGCCGATTTCCGGAAAGTGCTGGTCCACCTGGACGCGTCCGTGGGTGATATGAAGTGGCTCCTCAGCATCTTCGACGCCGACGGCGGCATTGTCCTCTCCCTCCCCCCGATCGCCAGCAACGACCCCATTCTATCTTGGGTATGGTCTTTCATCGCTTCCCTTCAAATGGGTCAATTAAACGATAGAATTGAGGCTGCGAATGAACTTGCTTCTTTAGCTCAAGATAACGATAGGAATAAGAAGATCATTGTTGAGGAATGCGGGGTGTCTCCTTTGTTGAAGCTTTTCAAGGAAGGCACTTCCCCTCCTGCTCAAATTGCTGCTGCCAGTGCTTTGTGTCATTTGGCTAATGATTTGGAAAGGATTAGAGTGATTGTGAGTGAGCTTGGTGTGCCTGCTGTTGTGCAGGTTCTCAGTGACTCCCCCATGAGGGTTCAGACCCTGGCTGCCAATTTGGTTGCCAGGATGGCCAAGCATGACCCCATGGCTCAGGAGGATTTCGCCCGAGAGAACGTGATTAGACCTCTTGTGACACTCTTGTCGTTTGACTCCTTTGTGGATGATCAATTGGGGCATTTGGGGAAGCAAAGTATTCATTCCATTGTTCAGATTAATAAGGAGTTGGGAAAGGGTAGTAGCCGGGGAGGTCGCCATTTTTCGAATTCCTACTCGAATTCGTATTTGTTTATGGAGGGAAGTAGCCGGGGAGGGAATCATAGGAAGGAGAGGGAGAATGAGGATCCTGCGGTAAAGCTTCAGCTTAAGGTTAGTTGCGCTGAGGCGTTGTGGATGCTTGCGCGagggagtgtgatcaacagtaGGAAGATAACTGAGACCAAAGGGATGCTTTGTTTGGCTAAGATTGTTCAGAATGAGCAAGGAGAGCTGCAGTATAATTGCTTGATGACGATAATGGAGGTAACCGCAGCTGCTGAATCCAATGCTGACCTTCGTCGAGCAGCGTTTAAGACCAATTCTCCAGCTGCAAAGACTGTTGTTGAACAGCTGCTGAGGATAATTAAAGAGGTGGATAACCCGGCAATGCAAATTGCAGCTATGAAGTCCATTGGTGCGTTGGCTAGGACATTTCCTGCTAGAGAGACTCGGGTAATTGAACCTCTGGTGTCACAGATGAGTAGCAGAAATGCGGAAGTAGCAGATGAGGCAGCAGTTGCTCTTACCAAATTTGCTTGTCCGGATAATTTCCTACATGTGGAGCATTCTAAGACGATAATTGAATTCAACGGCATTCCGGCACTGATGAGACTGCTTAGGAGTAATGAAATTACCCAGATGCATGATGGGCTAACTCTTCTTTGCTTCCTTGCACTTCATGCCGGCAACAGTGAGTCCTTGGAACAAGCTAGGGTGTTGACAGTGCTAGAAGGTGCAGACAGAACAGTGCTTCCTCAGCATATAAAGGAATTGGTCTCCAGGGCAATAATCCACCTTAATTTGTATCATGCAGGAATGAATTCTCAAAGGATGCCATATTTGCCTTGACCACAAATTTAACTTGTTTGAGGACCCTGCGTTTTTGTCGGTTCATCGGTATAGTGTTGAGTAAGGTGCATCTGGCCAACTCTTTGGCAATAAGGGGGATTTATAGGAACAAAGCATACTTAAAAAAACACACTAGTTCTTCAGCTTAgactgttttttcttttttttttctccccaTCATACTAGGCAGTGGGGTGGCAGTTGTGCAGAGATTTATAttgtataattaaattttaatcattTGAATTTATTACTTGTGTACTCATTTGTTCATTAAGCATGTTTTCTACATTGCCTTTGTGATAATACAAATTCTTATAATGGG
The sequence above is a segment of the Phaseolus vulgaris cultivar G19833 chromosome 2, P. vulgaris v2.0, whole genome shotgun sequence genome. Coding sequences within it:
- the LOC137811348 gene encoding vacuolar protein 8, which codes for MALLEEKRVEDELSYPIMVAERVRSAVDEADSFKLECSEVWKQVDRLLQMLRTLVRFATATTTSAASPPLYERPIRRVAAETAKNLDRALALVRKCKRRSILHRVVSIVSAADFRKVLVHLDASVGDMKWLLSIFDADGGIVLSLPPIASNDPILSWVWSFIASLQMGQLNDRIEAANELASLAQDNDRNKKIIVEECGVSPLLKLFKEGTSPPAQIAAASALCHLANDLERIRVIVSELGVPAVVQVLSDSPMRVQTLAANLVARMAKHDPMAQEDFARENVIRPLVTLLSFDSFVDDQLGHLGKQSIHSIVQINKELGKGSSRGGRHFSNSYSNSYLFMEGSSRGGNHRKERENEDPAVKLQLKVSCAEALWMLARGSVINSRKITETKGMLCLAKIVQNEQGELQYNCLMTIMEVTAAAESNADLRRAAFKTNSPAAKTVVEQLLRIIKEVDNPAMQIAAMKSIGALARTFPARETRVIEPLVSQMSSRNAEVADEAAVALTKFACPDNFLHVEHSKTIIEFNGIPALMRLLRSNEITQMHDGLTLLCFLALHAGNSESLEQARVLTVLEGADRTVLPQHIKELVSRAIIHLNLYHAGMNSQRMPYLP